The window CCGCAGCCGCGCCGAGCCCCAGGCCGACGGCAGCTATCGCATCAGCGGCAGCAAGATCTTCATCACCGGCGGCGAACAGGACCTGACCGAGAACATCGTCCACCTGGTGCTGGCCAAACTGCCGGATGCGCCCACCGGCGCCAAGGGCATCTCGCTGTTCCTGGTGCCCAAGTACCTGGTCGAGGCCGATGGCCGCCTGGGGGCGCGCAACGCCGCCCATTGCGGCTCGATCGAACACAAGATGGGCATCAAGGCCTCGGCCACCTGTGTGATGAACTTCGATGGTGCCGTCGGCTACCTGGTCGGCGAGCCGAACAAGGGCCTGGCGGCGATGTTCACCATGATGAACTACGAGCGCCTGTCCATCGGCATCCAGGGCATCGGCTGTGCCGAGGCGTCCTACCAGAGCGCCGCCCGCTACGCCAACGAGCGCCTGCAAAGCCGCGCCGCCAGCGGCCCGCAGGCACAGGACAAGGTTGCCGACCCGATCATCCACCATGGCGATGTGCGGCGCATGTTGCTGACCATGCGCACCCTCACCGAAGGTGGCCGGGCGTTTGCCGCCTACGTCGGCCAGCAGCTGGACCTGGCGCGCTACGCCGAAGACGCCGGCGAGCGCGAACATGCGCAGCGCCTGGTGGCGCTGCTGACGCCGGTGGCCAAGGCGTTCTTCACCGACAACGGCCTGGAAAGCTGTGTGCTCGGCCAGCAGGTGTATGGCGGCCATGGCTACATTCGCGAATGGGGCCAGGAGCAGCGTGTGCGCGATGTGCGCATCGCGCAGATCTATGAAGGCACCAACGGCATACAGGCCCTCGACCTGCTCGGGCGCAAGGTGCTGGCCGACGGTGGCCAGGCGCTGGCCGGCTTTGCCGCCGAGGTGCGGGCCTTCAGCGTGGATGCGCCGCTGCACCGTGAAGCCCTGCAAGCGAGCCTGGCGCGGCTGGAGGCGACCAGCGCCTGGCTGCGGGCGCGTGCCGGCGAGGATGCCAACCTGGTCAGCGCGGTGGCGGTGGAATACCTGCAGCTGTTCGGGCTGACTGCGTATGCCTACATGTGGGCGCGTATGGCGGCGGTGGCGTTGGCCAAGCGTGACGAGGATGCCGCGTTTCATGGGGCCAAGCTTGCGTGTGCGGAGTTCTTCTTCCAGCGGGTCTTGCCGCGCGGGTTGGGGCTGGAGGCCAGTATCCGGGCGGGTAGTGGCAGCCTTTATGGTTTGGAGGCGGCGCAGTTCTGAGAGACCATGGGGGCGCTTTGCGCCCCATCGCGACACAAGGCCGCTCCTACAGGGGAACGCGATTCCATGTAGGAGCGGCCTTATGTCGCGATGGGCTGCAAGGCAGCCCCAACGATTTCAGCCTGAATTTACCTGCGCGAAGGGTTCTCAAACGCTGAAAAACCATCACCAATCCGACGAAAACCGGCACAACTGATAGTCATTCGCCATTACCTCGGTTCTCGGGAGCCCTCCAGCAAGGGTAGAATGCGCAAAACCCGGAGCCGCAATGAACCACGACCGCCTCAATCCCAGCCCAGACGATGCCATCACCGACGCCGCCGCGCACTGGTGCATGCGCCTGCACGCCGAAGATTGCTCGGTGGCCGAGCGCGAGGCGTTCGCCCGCTGGCTGGCGGCCGACCCGCGGCATGCCGAGGAATACCAGGCAATGCTGGAAATCTGGCAAACCGCAGACCTGCTGCCGCGCAATGCCACCGTCATCGACTTCAACCCGCCGCTGCAAAAGGCCGCGCGCCAGCGCAACTGGCGGCCGCTGGCATCCGCCGCCGCGATCGCCCTGGCAGTGCTGCCGCTGGCCGGCTGGGTGGGCTGGGAACAAGGCTGGCTGCCCAATCGCTACCAGCACTTCGAAGCTGGCGCGCACATGCAGACCGTGCAGCTGAGCGACGGCAGCATGGTGCAGCTCAACCTCAACACCGAGCTCACCTACCTCAACTACAAGGACCAGCGCCAGGTCACGCTCAAACGTGGCGAGGCGTTCTTCAAGGTGCAGCACGACAGCAGCCACCCGTTCATCGTGCATGCCGGTCGTGGCCAGACCCGCGTCACCGGCACCCAGTTCAACGTGTGGAAGTACCAGGACCAGGTCAAGGTCACCCTGGTGGAAGGTTCGGTACTGGTATCCAGCGACGGCAGCACCGGTGGCTACCGCCTGGGCCCTGGTATGCAGGCCAGCTATCACAAGGGCGACTTCGAGCCGCAACTGGAGCAAAGCGAGGACTACGGCAACAGCCTGGCCTGGCGCGACGGCAAGCTGGTGCTCGACAACCTGAGCCTGGAACAGGCCCTGCCGATAATCAACCGCTACCTCGACGCACCGCTGCTGCTGGCCGACGCCAGCACTGGCCGCATCCGCATCAGCGGTATCTACAACACCCGTGAGGTGGGGCGCCTGGTCAACAACCTGCCCAAGGTGCTGCCGGTCTACCTGACCCGCAGCAAGGACGGCAGCACCGTGCTCAACCGCATCTCGCCGCCGCCCGACAAGGGCTGACGCCCTCCCCGTCTTACAGCGTCATCGCCGCCAACCAGCCGAACGCCAGCAATGGCAGGTTGTAGTGGATGAAGGTAGGCACCACGGTGTCCCAGATATGGTGGTGCTGGCCATCCACGTTCAACCCCGAGGTCGGGCCCAGGGTCGAGTCCGAGGCAGGCGAGCCCGCGTCGCCCAGGGCACCGGCGGTACCCACGATGCAAACGGTGGCCAGCGGGTCGAAGCCCAGCTGCACGCACAGCGGCACGAAGATCGCGGCCAGGATCGGCACGGTGGAGAACGACGAGCCGATGCCCATGGTCACCAGCAGGCCCACCAGCAGCATCAGCAAGGCACCGACGCCCTTGCTGTGGTCGATCCACTGCGCCGAGGTTTCCACCAGGCTGTTCACCTCACCGGTGGCCTTCATCACGTCGGCAAAGCCTGAGGCGGCAATCATGATGAAGCCGATCATGGCCATCATCTTCATGCCTTCGGTGAACAGGTCGTCAGTGTCCTTCCAGCGCACGATGCCCGACAGCGAGAAGATCAGGAAGCCGACCATGGCGCCGATGATCATCGAGTCCAGCCACAACTGGACGATGAACGCCGAGGCAATCGCCAGCCCGGCCACCAGCAGGGTCAGCGGGTTGTACTGCACGCTCACCTGCTCCACCTGCTCGATGCGCGCCAGGTCGTAGTCACGCTTCTTGCGGTAGCTGACGAATACCGCCAGCAACAGGCCAGCCAGCATGCCAGCGGCCGGGATGGCCATGGCGTGGGTGACATTCACGCCACTCACGTCGACACCCGCGCGGGCGACGTTGGCCAGCAGGATTTCATTGAGGAAGATGTTGCCAAAGCCCACCGGCAGGAACATGTACGGGGTGATCAGGCCAAAGGTGATCACGCAGGCGATCAGCCGGCGGTCGATGCGCAGGCGGGTCAGCACGTACAGCAGCGGTGGCACCAGCAAGGGGATGAAGGCGATGTGGATAGGCAGGATGTTCTGCGACGACACTGCCACCACCAGCATCAGGCCCACCAGCAACCATTTGACCTTGCCGCCACTGGCATGGCACTGGCGGTCGATCATGGCCAGGGCGCGGTCGGCCAGGGCATGGGCCAGGCCGGACTTGGCGATAGCCACGGCAAAGGCGCCCAGCAGTGCATAGGACAGGGCTACCGTGGCCCCGCCGCCGAGGCCGCCGTTGAAGGCCTTGAGCGTACCTTCGATGCCCAGCCCCCCCACCAGCCCACCGGCCAGGGCCCCGACGATCAGGGCGATGACCACGTGCACGCGGGACAGGCTGAGTATCAGCATGATGCCGACCGCGGCGATCACTGCATTCATGGTTGGCTTACCTCATTGCGACAGAAAAAAAGCGCGCACTGTGAAGCAGTGGGCAGCAGATGTCAAAAGCGCCATGTTGCGGCGGATTACACGGAGGGCTGAAATTTAAATTGAATGTTTGAATAAAGAAAAAATGGGATGGGCCGATATGGTGGGAAGGCTGGGAGATGCCTGGCTGGAGATTTCTGTCGCCTGTGAGATCGAGCGCCGCCCGCGCGGCGCTTCGCAGCACAAGGCTGCTCCTACATCTGTTTCGGGCCAGTTATTCCTGAGGTGGAGGCGCTCGGCCCCTTGGCGTCCATCTCGATATCGTGTCGGACAAACAAGGCGGTCGCACGCGCTGGCGCAAGCGTTACTGGCCCGAAACAGATGTAGGAGCAGCCTTGTGCTGCGAAGCGCCGCGCGGGCGGCGCTCGATCTCACAGACGACACACATCTCCAGCCAGGCACCTCTCAACCCCGCCCAGCCCCAAAGCCATAACCCTTACTGTCCAAAAAAAGGGATACGCCCCATGCCTTTGCGACAACTTTCCATCCAGTGGAAGATCACCCTGCTCGCCGGTCTCTGCCTGGCCGGCATCGTCACCCTGCTCGTCGGCCTGTCGCTGTATCGCATGGACCACAGCTCGGACCTGGTCAAGGCCAGCAGCATGCAGATGCTGACCGAATCGGCCCAGTCGCGCATCGAGTCGCAGGGCGAGGTGCAGGCGCTGAACATCCGCCGCCAGTTCATGGACGCCTACCAGTACGGCGCCGGTTTCGCCCGCCAGGTGCTGTTCCTGCGCGAGCAGGCGGAAAAGCGCTTTCTCGATGCCTTCGACCTGCGCGAGGACATGACCCGCCAGGTGCGCGCCGCCCTGCAGGCCAACCCTGAACTGCTCGGCCTGTCGCTGGTATTCGAGCCCAACGCCCTGGACAACAAGGACAGCCTGTTCGCCGGCAAGGCAGAACTGGGCAGCAACGAAACCGGGCGCTTCGCCCTGTACTGGTCGCAGCCGCGTGTCGGCCAGCTGACGGCCATGGCCCTGCCCGAACATGACATGGCCAACACCGAGATCGGCCCCAGCGGCCAGCCAGCCAATACCTGGTGGGTGTGCCCGCGCACATCCGGCAAGGTGTGCGTGGTGGAGCCCTACTTCTACGACATCGATGGCCAGCAAGTGCTGATGACCAGCATCGTCTTCCCGCTGGCAGTCGACGGCAAGGTGATCGCCACCCTGTCCATCGACATCAACCTCAACAGCCTGCAGGCCCTGAGCCAGGAGGCCAGCCGCAGCCTGTACGAAGGCCGCACCACGGTCGGCATCCTCAGCCCGGTCGGCCTGCTGGCCGGCTACAGCGCCGATGCCAGCAAGCTGGCCCAGCGCTTCGACCAGGTCGACACCGCCAAGGGTGCCGAACTGGTGCGCAAGCTGGCCGACGGCAAGATGACCATCGTGCACGACCAGCAGCGCCTGAAGGTGCTGGCCGCCTTCCAGCCGATTCCGGATGCCCAGCCCTGGGGCGTGCTGCTGGATGTGCCGGAAAACGCCCTGACCGGGCCGGCCGAAGCGCTGAAACAGGAACTGGACGCGCTGAACACCAGCGGCACCCTGCTGGAACTTGGCCTGGGCCTGGCGGCGGCGATCGCCGGCCTGCTGATGGTGTGGCTGATGGCCCGCGGCGTTACCCGGCCGATCCTCGGCGTGGCAAGCATGCTCAAGGACATTGCCAGCGGCGAAGGTGACCTGACCCGCCGCCTGACCTACCAGAAGCAGGACGAACTGGGCGAACTGGCCGGCTGGTTCAACCGCTTCCTCGACAAGCTGCAGCCGACCATCGCCGAGGTCAAACGCTCGGTGCAGGCCGCCCGTGGCACCGCCGACCAGTCTTCGGCAATTGCCACCCAGACCAGCGCCGGCATGGAGCAGCAGTACCGCCAGGTCGACCAGGTTGCCACTGCCTCGCACGAAATGAGTGCCACCGCCCAGGACGTCGCCCGCAGCGCCGCCCAGGCCGCGCAGGCCGCCCGCGATGCCGACCAGGCCACCCGCGAAGGCCTGGCGGTGATCGACCGCACCACCCACAGCATCGATGCCCTGGCCGCCGACATGAGCAACGCCATGAGCGAAGTGGAGGGCCTGGCGCAGAACAGCGAGAAGATCGGTTCGGTGCTGGAGGTGATCCGCTCGATCGCCGAACAGACCAACTTGCTGGCGCTCAACGCCGCCATCGAGGCGGCCCGCGCCGGTGAAGCCGGCCGTGGCTTTGCCGTGGTCGCGGACGAGGTGCGCAACCTGGCCCAGCGTACCCAGGAATCGGTGGAAGAAACCCGCCAGGTGATCGAGGCCTTGCAGAACGGCACCCGCGAAGTGGTCGGGGCCATGGACAACAGCCACCGCCAGGCCCAGAGCGGCGTGCAGCAGGTTGGCCAGGCAGTCACCGCGCTGCAGCGCATCGGCCAGGCAGTGACGGTGATCACCGACATGAACCTGCAGATCGCCTCGGCCGCCGAGGAGCAGAGCGCAGTGGCCGAGGAGATCAACAGCAACGTGGCGACCATCCGTGATGTCACCGAATCGCTGTCGGGGCAGGCCAACGAGTCGGCGCGGGTAAGCCAGTCGCTGAACAGCCTGGCCAACCAGCAACAGGCGCTGATGGACCAGTTCCGCGTCTGAGTCGCTTGCAGGCCGCTGCCAATCGCGTGCAGCGGCCTTCCTGCCGGGCCTGGAGCCGGTCGTCTACACTTGCGGCAACTCAGTAGCGTCACTCCAAGAGGCCCCATGAAAAAGATTCCGACGCTGCTGGCCGGCCTGCTGCTCGCCGTCGGCCTGGCCAGCACCGACAGCGCCGCCTCCGCAGAACGCACCACGCCCATCCGCTTTGGTGCCATCGGCTGGGAAAGCGGCGCACTCACCACCGAGATCCTGCGCCTGATCGTCGAGCGCGGTTATGGCTACCCCACCGACACCCTGCCCGGCAGTACGGTCAGCATGGAAGTGGCGCTCGCACGCAACGACCTGCAAGTAATCGCCGAGGAATGGGCCGGGCGCAGCCCTGCCTGGGTCAAGGCAGAACAGGCCGGCCAGGTGTTCGCCTTGGGCGACACGGTCAAGAACGCCGAAGAAGGCTGGTGGGTACCGGCCTACGTGATCGAGGGCGATGACGCGCGCAAGCTGAAAGCCGTGGCGCCGGAATTGCGCAGCGTCGAGGACCTGAAACGTTACCCGCAGGTGTTCCGCGACCCCGAGTCCCCCGGTAAAGGGCGCTTTCTGAATAGCCCCAGCGGGTGGACATCCGAAACCGTCAACAGCCAGAAACTCAAGGCCTACGGGCTGAATGATCTCTATACCAACTTCCGCAGTGGCTCCGGGGCTGCAATGGATGCCGAAATCGGCTCGGCCATCCGCCGTGGCCAGCCGGTGCTGTTCTACTACTGGAACCCGACCCCTTTGATGGGGCGTTACAAGCTCATACGCCTGCAAGAGCCGCCGTTCGATGCCCAGGCCTGGGCCACCCTCACCGATGCCGGCAACCCCGAGCCCAAGGGCAGCAGCTCGCTGCCGGCCAAGTTGTCGATTGGCGTATCCAAGGCCTTTCGCGAGGGCTACCCGGAGCTGGTGAGCGTGTTCGAGCGGGTCGATCTGCCCATCGACCGACTGAACAAGGCACTGGCCGACATGAGCGAAAAGCGAACGCCGCCCCGCGACGCGGCCCTCACCTTCCTGCGCGATAACCGCGAGGTGTGGAAAGCCTGGTTGCCTGCGGACATTGCCACCAAGGTCGAGGCCAGCCTGTGAGCGGCGGCTTCCCCGAGGCCCTGCAATTCTCCTTTGCCGACAGCGTCAACCGCCTGGTCGACTGGCTGGTACTGCATTACGGCGATCACCTGCGCAGCGTCTCGGACCAGTTGTTGCAACTGCTGGTCGGCCTGGAAACCCTGCTGCGCCTGCTGCCGTGGTGGCTGCTGCTGTTGCTGATCGGCCTGCTTGCCTGGCATGCCAGCCGCAGCGTGCTGCGCAGCGCGGTACTGGTGGCGCTGCTGGCCCTGATCGGCATGCTCGGGTTGTGGGACAAACTGCTGCAGACCATGGCGTTGGTGCTGGTCAGTACCGGCCTCTGCGTGCTGGTGGGCGTGCCGCTGGGCATCCTGCTGGCTGCCCGGCCGCTGGCGAAGCGCTTGCTGTTGCCGGTACTGGATGTGATGCAGACATTGCCGGCCTTCGTTTACCTGATCCCGGTGCTGATGCTGTTCGGCCTGGGCAAGGTGCCCGCCGTGTTCGCCACACTGATCTATGCCCTGCCACCGCTGGTGCGGCTGACCGAACTGGGCCTGAGCCAGATCGACCCTTCGCTGCTGCAAGCCGCCCATGGTCTTGGCGCCAGCCGCTGGCAGCGGTTGCGGCGCATCGCCCTGCCGCTGGCGCTGCCGAGTATCATGGCCGGGCTCAACCAGTCGGTGATGATGGCCCTGTCGATGGTGCTGGTGGCTTCGATGATTGGCGCCCGCGGGCTGGGCGAGGACGTGCTGTCGGGGATCCAGACGCTGAATGTCGGCCAAGGCGTCGAGGCCGGGCTGGCGATCGTCGCCTTGGCCATGGTGATCGATCGGATCAGCCAGGCCTATGGGCGTGGTGTGCGCTGAGAAATATTGCCTCTACCAGCCTCGACTCGCTGTAGGAGCAGCCTTGTGCTGCGAAAGGGCCGGGCCTGACAATGCAGCTCTGTCAGCTTGAAACCGGACCACACCCGCATGTCCCTCAAAGCCCTGCGCACTCTGGTGACCATCGCCCGCCACGGCACCTTCGCCCGTGCCGCCGACCTGCTCAGCCTTACCCCTTCGGCGGTGAGCCTGCACATCAAGACCCTCGAAGACGAACTGCAGGTGAGCTTGTTCGACCGCAGCCGCAGGCAGGTCTCGCTGACCGAAGCCGGCCAGTTGGCGGTGGCCCGCGCCGAGACCATCCTGGCTAGCTATGACGAACTGGCCGACGCCCTGGCCAGCGGCCCGAGCCTGCGCGGCCGCCTGCGCCTGGGGGCGATCCACACGGTGCTGGCGCGGCGCCTGCCCAAAGCGCTGGTGTGGATCAAGGCGCACCATCCGCAGCTGCATGTCAGCGTGGCCTCCGGCATGTCGGCGGAACTGGCGCGACGGGTGGAAGACGGCGAGCTCGATGCGGCGATCACCACCGAGCCGGTCAGCCCCTACCCGCAAAGCCTGGACTTCACGCCGTTGTTCGAAGACCGCTTCTGGGCGATCGCCAGCCCCGACCTGGCCGGGCTAAGCGTGCCGCAGTTGCTGGCCAGCCAGCCGTTCCTGCGCTTCGACAAGCGTGCCTGGGCCGGGCGGCAGATCGAGCAGGAGCTGCGCCGCCAGCATCTGCAGGTGAGCGAGCAGATGGAACTGGACAGCCAGGAAGCGCTGGCGCGCATGGCGGTGATGGGCCTGGGCGTGGCAATCATCCCCATGGCCGATGACGACCTGCAACGCTTGCCACCGGCTACCTGCCTGCCATTTGGCGAACCACAGCTGACCCGGCGCGTGGTGTTGCTGGAGCATGAGAAGAGCCAGCGGCGGCATTTGAGCGCGGTGCTGAAGACTGCGCTGGAGGCGTGAAGGTTCGCAGGGCCTTGTAGGAGCGGCCTTGTGTCGCGAAAGGGCCGCAAAGCGGCCCCGGCAATTTTGTGGCGATGCCGATATCCTGGGGGCGCTTCGCTCCCCTTTCGCGACACAAGGCCGCTCCTACAAGAGCCAGTGTCGACTTCAACCATGCATTTTTCCTCAATGGTCAGTGCAGAAAACAACGTTTTTACAGATCGATCCGCACCCGTAGTCTGTGCTCCGTACCCGACCACGGAACGTCGATCATGCTCCACCTGCTGCTGACTACCCTGCTGCCGATCATCCTGCTGATTGCCCTGGGCACTTTCCTGCGCCTGCGCGGCTTTCTCGCCGATAACTTCTGGCCCGGCGCCGAGCGCCTGAGCTATTACGTACTGCTGCCGTCGCTGTTTCTCCATGGCCTGGCCACCGCCAACCTCGATGGCGTGCCGGTGCTGGGCATGGTTGGCGTGCTGATGCTCTCGACCCTGGCCGGGGCCGTGCTGCTGGTGCTGTACCAGGGCGCCATGAACCACGACGGTGCCGACTTCACCTCGGTGTTCCAGGGCGGCATCCGCTTCAACAACTACATCGGCGCCACCCTTGCAGCGGGTATCTACGGCAGCGCCGGCATTGCCCTGGCAGCGGTGGCCAACGCCGCCATCGTGCCACTGGTCAACCTGCTTTGTGTGCTGGTTTTCGCCCGCTTCAGCGCCCGCCATAGCTCACCGGCCACGGTGTTGCGGGCCATCTTCGCCAACCCCTTGATCGTCGGTTGCGCCGGCGGATTGCTGCTGCGCGCCAGTGGGCTGGGCTTGCCAGCGGGTATCGAACCCACGGTCAAGGCCCTGGGCCAGGCCGCCCTGCCGCTGGGCCTGCTGTGCGTCGGCGCAGCCCTGGGTGGCGCCCGCCTGGGCCAGCAGGTGCGCCCGCTGATGGCGGCGTCGGCATTCAAGTTCCTGGTCATGCCGTTGACCACCTGGGGCTTGTGCCGCCTGCTTGGCCTGGGTGGCCAGGCAGCGGTGGTGGCGGTGCTGTTCCAGGCACTGCCGACCGCGTCATCTTCCTATGTGATGGCCCGGCAAATGGGCGGTAACGCACCGCTGATGGCCACCATCATCGCCCTGCAGACCGTGTTGGCTGCCGCCACCCTGCCTTTGGTGCTGATGCTTGCGCTTGGCTAGACTGTGAACCAGCCCACAGTTCGGGAGCTTGCATCATGCGCCTTTCGTGGATGGTGATCGGCCTGGTTTCGGCCCTGCTCGCAGGCCCCTTGCACGCGGCCGACCCGGCCAAGGCTGCCGTCGCCGAGGACAAGGCCGAGGTGCTCGAGGAAAAAGTGGTGAATGACACACCACCCCCGAAAAAGGCCGAAACCCTCACACCGGGCGAAGCACAGGCAGTGGACCCGGCCGGCCAGGCGCCGCTGGATGACAGCATCACCTGCCTGGCCCGCACCATCTACTGGGAGGCCAAGGGTGCGGACGCCGAAGACATGGCCGCCGTGGCCAACGTCGTGCTCAACCGCCTGGGCCACGATGGCTTCCCGGATACCATCTGCGGCGTGGTCAAGCAGGGGGTGGAAAGCAAGGCCTGCCAGTTCTCCTGGTGGTGCGACGGGCGCCCGGACCAGGTCGAAGAAGCGCAACGCTACGACATTGCCAAGGAAATCGCGCGCAAGGCGCTCAACCAGCAATTGAGAGACCGCACCGGGGGTGCCTTGTACTTCCATGACCGCAACGTGCGCCCGGACTGGGCCAAAGCCTACCGCCGGACGGCGCAGACCAGGCATTTTCTGTTCTACAAACCGAACCAGGCGGTGGCGCGCTGATAGCCGCCGGGCGCCAGCAAACCGGCAGACAGCGTGGTTCGATAGGAATGATTACCAACTATTCGCACTTTTCAGATGAACAGTGGTCTACTCCCTCTTTTGCCGCCAGCAAAGAATGTTGGCGTTTTCATTGCTTCGCACGAGCCCGGGCCAAAAGCCCCGGGCTTGTGTAGGATGAGCAGCGCGAACCACGACGCTGCCAGTCATAGGGAGATCCACATGCGCGTCCTGTCATCCGTTGCCGCCTTGTCGCTGGGCCTGGTCGTCTCGGCCGGGGCCATGGCTGCCACCGGCGAAGAAGCGCAACTGATCGATTCGATCAATGCCTACCGCAGCAAGGCCCAGCCCTGCGGTGGCGAAGCGTCGTTGGAACTGCCGCCGCTCAACAGCGATACCCGCCTGGCACTGTCGCCAGAGGGCACCCGCGACCTGCAGCAAGCCATGACCCGCGCCGCCTACCCGATGGTCAACGTGCAGGCCATCAGCCTGTCGGGGCCGCGTGATGCGCGCGCTGCCATGCATGCCATCGAAGAGAGCTTCTGCCAGGTGGTGCTCGACCCGCAGTTCGTCGATATCGGCGTCAGCCAGGAAGGCCGCGACTGGCGCATCGTGCTGGCCCGGCCGCTGCTCAGTGGCCGCCTGGGCGACTGGCAGGCCGAGGGACAGAAGGTGCTGCAGGAGATCAATGCCGCGCGCAAGGTACCGCGCCAATGCGGTGGCCAGCCCTTCGCCGCCGCCCCTGCGTTGAGCTGGAGCACGGTGCTGGCCGGGGTTGCCGCCAACCACACCCGGGCCATGGCCAACCAGAACTTCTTCGACCACATCGACAAGGATGGCCGCACCCCCGGGGACCGGGCAGAGTTGGCCGGTTACCTGTACCAGCAGATCGGCGAAAACATCGCCGCCGGGCGTGACACTGCGCGCAAGGTGGTCGATGGCTGGCTGGATAGCCCGGGGCATTGCGCGACGCTGATGAACCCGGACTTCCGCGAGCTGGGCGCTGCGTATGCAGTGGACCCGAAGAGTGATGCGGGGATTTACTGGACGGGGTTGTTCGGGACGCCGCAGTAAGCCCGGCTGACGCGCTTTATGTAGGAGCGGCCTTGTGTCGCGAAAGGGGTGCGAAGCGCCCCCAGGATATCGGCATCGCCACAAAATTGCCGGGGCCGCTTTGCGGCCCTTTCGCGACACAAGGCCGCTCCTACAGAGTGCGCGCCGGGCTTCAGGGCGAGATATTGCGGTCACGCAACGCTTGGGCCGTGCAACCAAACCGTCGCCGCACGCACTTGCCCAGGTAACTGGCATCGCCCAGGCCCACTTCATCGGCAATCTGCGCCAGGCTGTGGCTGGAATTGAGCAAACGCCAGCGCGCCTGTTGCAGGCGCATCTCCAGCCACCAGGCCTTGGCGCTCATGCCATGGCTGGCGTGAAACTGCCGGTCCAGCTGGCGCCGGCTGATGCCCAGCTCAGCCGCCAACTGCTCCGCGGTCAACGGCGTACCCAGGTGATGACGCATCAACGCCTGCGCACGCTGCACCTGCCGCCCCTGCCCGGCCCCCAGCTCCAACGAGCGCAAGGCATGGCGGCTATCGCGGGTTTCATCCACCAGCATGTCGGCCAGGCCCTTCAGCGCCCTGGCCCTCCCGCAGGCGCGTGACAACAGCGCGACGGCCAGGTCGATGGCCGCGGTGCCGCCGGCGCAGGTGATGCGGCTACCGTCGATGCAATACAGCTGCTCACTCAGCACCTGCAAATGCGGGAAGGCCGCACGGAATTCGGCTTCGTGTCGCCAGTGCACCACCACCTTGTGCCCCTGCAGCAACCCGCAGGCGGCCAACAGGAAGGCGCCATTGTCGACCCCAACCAGCTTGACGCCAGCCTTGCCAGCCTGCCTCAGCAAGGCCCGGTAGCGAGGCGCCAGCGCGGCAGTGGCCATCGCGTTGCGCCCGCCGAACACCACCAGGTAGTCGAAACTGGCCAGCTCGAGCTGGCCAGCGACGGCCTCGACCTGCACCACCGCGCCACTGCTCGAAGGCACCGGGTCGAGTGTCAGCCCTGCCACGGTCCAGCTGCAGTAGCGCTGCTGGCTGTAGTCCTCGTCGTCGGCGCTGAAACGCAACTTGTCGAGAAAGGCAC of the Pseudomonas asiatica genome contains:
- a CDS encoding LysR family transcriptional regulator, which codes for MSLKALRTLVTIARHGTFARAADLLSLTPSAVSLHIKTLEDELQVSLFDRSRRQVSLTEAGQLAVARAETILASYDELADALASGPSLRGRLRLGAIHTVLARRLPKALVWIKAHHPQLHVSVASGMSAELARRVEDGELDAAITTEPVSPYPQSLDFTPLFEDRFWAIASPDLAGLSVPQLLASQPFLRFDKRAWAGRQIEQELRRQHLQVSEQMELDSQEALARMAVMGLGVAIIPMADDDLQRLPPATCLPFGEPQLTRRVVLLEHEKSQRRHLSAVLKTALEA
- a CDS encoding CAP domain-containing protein, translated to MRVLSSVAALSLGLVVSAGAMAATGEEAQLIDSINAYRSKAQPCGGEASLELPPLNSDTRLALSPEGTRDLQQAMTRAAYPMVNVQAISLSGPRDARAAMHAIEESFCQVVLDPQFVDIGVSQEGRDWRIVLARPLLSGRLGDWQAEGQKVLQEINAARKVPRQCGGQPFAAAPALSWSTVLAGVAANHTRAMANQNFFDHIDKDGRTPGDRAELAGYLYQQIGENIAAGRDTARKVVDGWLDSPGHCATLMNPDFRELGAAYAVDPKSDAGIYWTGLFGTPQ
- a CDS encoding GlxA family transcriptional regulator → MQPDIRLLILPLPDFALLPFGAFLDKLRFSADDEDYSQQRYCSWTVAGLTLDPVPSSSGAVVQVEAVAGQLELASFDYLVVFGGRNAMATAALAPRYRALLRQAGKAGVKLVGVDNGAFLLAACGLLQGHKVVVHWRHEAEFRAAFPHLQVLSEQLYCIDGSRITCAGGTAAIDLAVALLSRACGRARALKGLADMLVDETRDSRHALRSLELGAGQGRQVQRAQALMRHHLGTPLTAEQLAAELGISRRQLDRQFHASHGMSAKAWWLEMRLQQARWRLLNSSHSLAQIADEVGLGDASYLGKCVRRRFGCTAQALRDRNISP
- a CDS encoding cell wall hydrolase; this encodes MRLSWMVIGLVSALLAGPLHAADPAKAAVAEDKAEVLEEKVVNDTPPPKKAETLTPGEAQAVDPAGQAPLDDSITCLARTIYWEAKGADAEDMAAVANVVLNRLGHDGFPDTICGVVKQGVESKACQFSWWCDGRPDQVEEAQRYDIAKEIARKALNQQLRDRTGGALYFHDRNVRPDWAKAYRRTAQTRHFLFYKPNQAVAR
- a CDS encoding AEC family transporter, giving the protein MLHLLLTTLLPIILLIALGTFLRLRGFLADNFWPGAERLSYYVLLPSLFLHGLATANLDGVPVLGMVGVLMLSTLAGAVLLVLYQGAMNHDGADFTSVFQGGIRFNNYIGATLAAGIYGSAGIALAAVANAAIVPLVNLLCVLVFARFSARHSSPATVLRAIFANPLIVGCAGGLLLRASGLGLPAGIEPTVKALGQAALPLGLLCVGAALGGARLGQQVRPLMAASAFKFLVMPLTTWGLCRLLGLGGQAAVVAVLFQALPTASSSYVMARQMGGNAPLMATIIALQTVLAAATLPLVLMLALG